The Cyclopterus lumpus isolate fCycLum1 chromosome 6, fCycLum1.pri, whole genome shotgun sequence genome contains a region encoding:
- the unc45a gene encoding protein unc-45 homolog A produces the protein MSASEIEKDPAALKEEGNALFKAGDIQGAVCCYTKAIKRSDSQAERAVLYRNRSACYLKQEEYSKAESDASKALDTDPGDVKARFRRAQAFQKLCRLDQAFLDAQRCAQVEPKNKTFQDLLRQLGAQIQQKSVQLNSTDARVQQMFSLLLDASANDSDRQKAAQNLVVLSREDAGAEQIFRNDGVKLIQKLLQSKQEEVVLSALRTLVGLCTGHQSRTMAIVNELGMEQLCTVMGAGASTVSLAACHLLQVMFEALTEGMNKEIRGKDEAILPEPSKELRSMLRHLMEMMPASNVSGPGRDSAINLLVKQVPRKSLKNPDNSLTLWVIDQGLKKFLEVAGTVPELSEGPPLTDNSHMSCSVLLSKLYDDLKSDAERDNFNKLCEEYVQQHFSRHGLDGKLRAIQTVSVLLQGPSDVGNRTLEMSGMMDAVIALCASEDVTHQQVAVETVIHAAGKAKRASFITANGVALLKDLYKKSENDRIRVRALVGLCKLGSAGGTDFSMKQFAEGSTLKLAKQCRKWLCNESLPQTSRRWSVEGLAYLTFDADVKEDLVEDKNALLAMFELAKSEDKTVLFAVGSTLVNCTNSYEVEKPDPQMVELAKYAKQHVPEEHPKDAPSYVEKRLGKLLESGVVSALVCMVKQESPALTEACRDCIARVFLALVERQEDRGTVVAQGGGKALIPLAFDNTDLGKIKAAQALAKITITSNPQIAFPGERIYEMVRPLVSLLSLECTLLQNFEALMALTNLAGISERIRQKIIKEKAVPKIEGYMFEEHGLVRASATECMCNLVLSTEVQKLYLATGNDRLKLLVLYSGEEDERLRKAAAGTLAMLTAEQPELCARIPGTTTHWLEIIQSLLLCEISDLRHRGVVIVHNMMQAEKSLAETIMESEALEILSVLAKGGEGTPEPVSKTAQNCLDQAVEYSIIMTREGREKGKGTEP, from the exons ATGAGTGCGAGTGAAATCGAAAAG GACCCCGCAGCCCtgaaggaggaagggaacgcCCTTTTCAAGGCAGGAGACATTCAGGGAGCTGTCTGCTGTTACACCAAAGCAATAAAGCGGAGTGACAGCCAAGCAGAGCGGGCTGTTCTCTACCGCAACCGCTCTGCCTGCTACTTGAAACAGGAGGAGTACAGCAAGGCAGAGTCTGATGCCTCCAAAG CTCTCGATACTGACCCAGGGGATGTGAAGGCCAGGTTTCGGAGAGCTCAGGCTTTCCAGAAACTCTGTCGGCTTGATCAGGCGTTTCTGGATGCTCAGAGGTGTGCCCAGGTGGAGCCCAAAAACAAAACCTTCCAGGATCTGCTCAGACAGCTGGGAGCACAGATCCAGCAGAAG TCAGTGCAACTGAACTCCACAGACGCTCGCGTGCAGCAAATGTTCTCACTTCTCCTCGATGCATCTGCAAACGACTCTGATCGACAAAAG GCTGCTCAGAATCTAGTGGTATTGTCTCGAGAAGATGCAGGAGCTGAGCAGATCTTCCGTAACGATGGCGTGAAGCTGATTCAGAAACTTCTACAGTCAAAGCAGGAGGAGGTTGTCCTTTCTGCCCTGAGGACCCTGGTTGGGTTGTGCACAGGGCATCAGTCCAGA ACCATGGCTATAGTGAATGAGCTGGGGATGGAGCAGCTATGTACAGTAATGGGAGCAGGAGCCTCCACCGTCTCCCTGGCTGCCTGccacctgctgcaggtgatGTTTGAGGCACTGACAGAAGGCATGAACAAAGAGATCAGAGGGAAAGATGAGGCCATACTTCCTG AACCCTCCAAGGAGCTGCGCTCAATGCTACGCCACCTCATGGAAATGATGCCGGCGTCTAATGTGTCAGGGCCGGGCAGAGACAGCGCCATCAACCTCCTGGTCAAACAAGTTCCCCGAAAGTCCTTGAAAAACCCAGATAACTCCCTCACTTTATGGGTGATAGACCAGG GACTGAAGAAATTCCTGGAGGTGGCTGGGACAGTCCCTGAGCTCTCAGAAGGACCACCACTTACAGACAACTCCCACATGAGCTGCTCTGTCTTACTCAGCAAACTCTACGATGACCTGAAGAGCGATGCAGAGAGGGACAATTTCAACAAGCTATGTGAAGAATATGTACA GCAACATTTTAGCCGACATGGCCTAGATGGCAAACTGCGAGCCATCCAGACAGTGTCGGTGCTCCTGCAAGGACCGAGCGACGTGGGTAACAGAACTCTGGAGATGTCAGGAATGATGGATGCAGTGATCGCTCTGTGTGCTTCCGAAGATGTAACTCACCAGCAGGTAGCAGTGGAGACTGTGATCCATGCAGCCGGCAAGGCAAAGAGAGCCTCCTTCATCACTGCCAACGGCGTGGCACTTCTGAAGGATCTCTACAAGAAGAGCGAGAACGACAGAATACGCGTGAGAGCTCTGGTG GGTTTGTGCAAGCTTGGATCAGCTGGAGGGACAGACTTCAGTATGAAGCAGTTTGCCGAGGGATCCACGCTGAAGCTCGCCAAGCAGTGTAGGAA GTGGCTGTGTAATGAGTCTCTGCCCCAAACATCCCGCCGGTGGTCTGTGGAAGGCCTCGCCTACCTCACTTTTGATGCCGATGTAAAGGAGGACTTGGTGGAGGACAAGAACGCTCTCCTGGCCATGTTTGAGCTGGCAAAG TCTGAGGACAAGACGGTGCTCTTTGCTGTGGGCTCCACATTAGTGAATTGCACCAACAGCTATGAAGTGGAGAAGCCAGACCCTCAGATGGTGGAGCTGGCCAAGTATGCAAAGCAGCACGTGCCTGAGGAGCACCCCAAG GATGCACCTTCTTACGTGGAGAAAAGACTGGGGAAGCTGCTGGAGTCTGGTGTGGTGTCTGCTTTGGTGTGTATGGTGAAACAGGAAAGTCCTGCCCTCACTGAGGCTTGTAGAGACTGTATCGCCAG GGTATTCTTGGCTTTGGTGGAacgacaggaagacagaggcaCAGTGGTGGCACAGGGTGGAGGAAAG GCTTTGATCCCACTGGCATTTGACAACACCGATTTAGGTAAAATCAAAGCAGCACAAGCCCTGGCTAAGATAACCATCACATCTAACCCACAGATAGCCTTCCCAGGAGAACGG ATCTATGAGATGGTGCGCCCCCTTGTCAGTCTTCTGAGTCTTGAATGCACCCTGCTACAGAACTTTGAGGCACTCATGGCTCTTACCAACTTGGCCGGCATCAGTGAAAGAATCAG ACAAAAGATCATAAAGGAGAAGGCTGTCCCTAAAATTGAAGGTTACATGTTTGAGGAGCATGGCCTAGTCCGAGCCTCTGCCACAGAGTGCATGTGTAATCTGGTTTTGAGCACAGAG GTGCAGAAGCTGTACCTGGCCACAGGGAACGATCGCCTGAAGCTGCTTGTGCTCTACAGcggagaggaggacgagaggcTGCGGAAAGCTGCTGCGGGAACTCTGGCCATGCTGACCGCTGAGCAGCCTGAGCTCTGTGCACGCATCCCTGGAACA aCAACCCACTGGCTGGAGATTATACAGTCGCTGTTGCTCTGTGAAATATCCGACCTGCGCCACCGTGGAGTGGTCATAGTGCACAACATGATGCAGGCAGAGAAGAGTCTGGCTGAGACGATCATGGAGAGTGAAGCTCTGGAGATACTTTCTGTCTTGGCCAAGGGAGGAGAGGGCACGCCGGAGCCCGTTTCTAAGACCGCTCAGAACTGTCTGGACCAGGCCGTGGAGTACAGCATCATCATGACCagggaagggagagaaaagggcaAAGGAACTGAACCCTGA